The following are encoded together in the Zingiber officinale cultivar Zhangliang chromosome 8A, Zo_v1.1, whole genome shotgun sequence genome:
- the LOC122007928 gene encoding probable 1-deoxy-D-xylulose-5-phosphate synthase 2, chloroplastic, with the protein MEASSSLMAASPASLLGSLRSNTNNGRRRQFAVRACRPSGDGKMMIAKGENGWKIDYSGEKPATPLLDTINFPIHMKNLSRKDLEQLAAELRAEVVHTVSKTGGHLSSSLGVVELTVALHYVFNAPQDKIIWDVGHQTYPHKILTGRRSRMHTIRQTSGLAGFPKRDESVYDAFGVGHSSTSISAGLGMAVARDLLGKTNHVISVVGDGAMTAGQAYEAMNNAGYLDSNLIVVLNDNKQVSLPTATLDGPATPVGALSKALTKLQSSTKFRMLRETAKNLTKQIGGQAHQIASKVDEYARGMMSASNSTLFEELGLYYIGPVDGHSVDDLITIFEEIKSMPVPGPVLIHIVTEKGKGYPPAEAAADKMHGVVKFDPKTGKQSMAKSSTLSYTRYFAESLIKEAEVDDKIVAVHAAMGSGTGLNYFQKRFPDRCYDVGIAEQHAVTFAAGLATEGLKPFCAIYSSFLQRGYDQVVHDVDLQKIPVRFALDRAGLVGADGPTHCGAFDITYMACLPNMVVMAPADESELTHMVATAVAIDDRPSCFRFPRGNGVGVSLSPDYKGTPLEIGKGRILMEGNRVAILGYGSILQTCIKAADSLRNHGIVATVADARFCKPLDVELIRRLANEHEILITVEEGSIGGFGSHVLHFLTLSGLLDKQLKARSLVLPDRYIDHGSLQDQTEEAGLTSKHIARTVLTLLGKPKEALQLH; encoded by the exons ATGGAGGCTTCAAGTTCTCTCATGGCGGCCTCCCCCGCCTCGTTACTCGGATCTCTGAGATCGAACACGAACAATGGCAGAAGAAGACAG TTCGCTGTGAGAGCGTGCCGGCCAAGCGGCGATGGGAAGATGATGATTGCTAAGGGAGAGAATGGGTGGAAGATTGATTACTCGGGGGAGAAGCCTGCGACGCCTCTCCTCGATACGATCAACTTCCCTATTCACATGAAGAACCTCTCCCGGAAG GATTTGGAGCAGCTGGCTGCTGAGCTCAGAGCGGAAGTTGTGCACACCGTTTCGAAAACTGGAGGGCACTTGAGCTCCAGCTTGGGGGTGGTAGAACTGACTGTGGCTCTTCATTATGTGTTTAATGCTCCTCAAGACAAGATCATTTGGGATGTCGGCCATCAG ACCTATCCTCACAAGATATTGACTGGAAGGAGGTCGAGGATGCATACAATCAGGCAGACCTCAGGGCTTGCTGGGTTCCCCAAGAGAGATGAGAGCGTTTATGATGCCTTTGGCGTTGGCCACAGTTCCACAAGCATCTCTGCAGGACTCG GAATGGCTGTTGCAAGAGATCTACTAGGGAAGACGAATCATGTTATTTCAGTGGTTGGAGATGGAGCTATGACTGCTGGCCAGGCCTATGAAGCAATGAACAATGCTGGATACTTGGATTCTAATCTTATTGTCGTGTTGAATGATAATAAACAAGTTTCTCTTCCAACTGCAACCCTTGATGGACCTGCAACTCCTGTTGGGGCACTCAGTAAGGCCCTTACTAAGCTTCAATCCAGCACAAAGTTCCGTATGCTACGTGAAACTGCTAAG aatCTCACAAAGCAAATTGGTGGGCAAGCACATCAGATTGCTTCAAAGGTGGATGAATATGCTCGGGGAATGATGAGTGCCTCTAATTCTACATTGTTTGAGGAACTTGGTCTGTATTATATAGGTCCTGTTGATGGGCACAGTGTAGACGACTTGATCACCATCTTTGAGGAGATCAAGTCCATGCCAGTTCCTGGTCCTGTCCTTATCCATATTGTGACAGAGAAAGGAAAGGGGTATCCCCCTGCTGAGGCTGCTGCAGACAAGATGCACG GTGTTGTGAAGTTCGATCCAAAAACTGGCAAGCAATCCATGGCAAAATCCTCCACCCTTTCATACACCCGATACTTTGCAGAATCACTCATCAAAGAGGCCGAGGTTGATGACAAGATTGTGGCTGTGCATGCTGCCATGGGAAGTGGCACTGGGCTGAATTATTTCCAGAAGAGATTTCCAGACAGATGCTATGATGTGGGAATCGCAGAGCAGCATGCAGTCACATTTGCAGCTGGTTTGGCCACTGAGGGCCTCAAGCCTTTCTGTGCTATCTATTCTTCATTTCTGCAACGGGGATATGATCAA GTAGTTCATGATGTTGACTTACAGAAGATTCCTGTCCGGTTTGCGCTGGATCGGGCTGGTCTTGTTGGAGCTGATGGACCTACTCATTGTGGAGCATTTGACATCACATACATGGCTTGCTTACCCAATATGGTTGTGATGGCGCCAGCAGATGAATCTGAACTAACGCATATGGTTGCAACAGCAGTGGCCATTGATGACAGACCAAGCTGTTTCAGATTTCCTAGGGGCAATGGAGTTGGGGTTTCCCTGTCTCCAGACTACAAAGGAACTCCTCTCGAG ATTGGGAAGGGTAGGATTCTGATGGAAGGAAATAGAGTTGCCATTCTTGGATATGGCTCCATATTGCAGACATGCATAAAAGCTGCAGACTCACTTAGGAACCATGGAATCGTTGCCACGGTAGCTGATGCCCGGTTCTGTAAACCTCTTGATGTGGAGCTTATAAGAAGGTTGGCAAATGAACATGAGATTCTGATCACTGTGGAGGAGGGTTCCATTGGAGGTTTCGGTTCGCATGTCTTGCACTTCTTGACCTTGAGTGGGCTTCTTGATAAGCAGCTCAAg GCAAGGTCACTGGTTTTGCCAGATCGATACATTGATCATGGATCGCTTCAGGACCAAACTGAAGAAGCTGGACTTACTTCCAAGCACATTGCTCGAACTGTGCTTACCCTTTTGGGCAAACCTAAGGAAGCATTGCAGCTCCACTGA
- the LOC122008158 gene encoding LRR receptor-like serine/threonine-protein kinase FEI 2 isoform X1, translating to MVRKQLGVSIAISWWTLASFVAFASALTPDGEALLELKIGFNDSKQLLWSWRRTDSHPCSSWLGVSCHLSDLTVRSIDLPYMQLSGIISASIGRLQRLQRLALHRNSLHGPIPIEIKNCTELRALYLRYNYLQGSIPPEIGELVHLTILDLSNNLLKGTIPPTIGRLSQLRVLNLSTNFLSGEVPTVGVLGTFQRTSFVGNLELCGLPIQKVCHSTGGTLGFPAVLPHSDAFASPGLASYSSKRSSHFLNGIIIGAVTTMAFALVTILAFLWICLLSRKERLAGTYVKVKKQLVQDGGSKLVIFHGNLPYSSQEIIKKLELLDEDDMIGSGGFGTVYKMVIDDNCVFAVKKIDRNREISNQIFERELEILGSIKHVNLVNLRGYCRLQSARLLIYDYLDLGSLDHYLHEDSQEEHPLNWNARMKIALGAAKGLAYLHHDCTPRIVHKDFKSSNILLDRSLEPHLSDFGLAKLLVDGDAHVTTVVAGTFGYLAPEYLESGIATDKSDAYSFGVLLLELVTGKRPTDPSFVRRGLDIVGWLNTLAEDNSLEEIIDRKCGSVDVESVEAIIDVAAMCTDSNPDNRPSMSRVLQMLEEEIMSPCLNDELYETHLYI from the exons ATGGTAAGGAAGCAACTCGGTGTCAGCATCGCCATTTCATGGTGGACTCTCGCCTCATTTGTGGCCTTCGCCAGCGCCTTAACTCCTGATG GTGAAGCTCTTCTGGAGCTCAAGATTGGCTTCAACGATTCCAAGCAACTGCTGTGGAGCTGGCGACGTACCGATTCTCATCCATGCTCATCCTGGCTCGGCGTATCCTGCCACCTCTCCGACCTCACTGTCCGATCAAT TGACTTACCTTATATGCAACTCAGCGGCATCATCTCCGCGAGTATTGGCCGGCTCCAAAGGCTTCAGAGATT GGCTTTACACCGGAACAGCTTGCATGGTCCTATTCCAATTGAGATAAAAAACTGCACTGAGCTAAGAGCATT ATATCTGAGATATAATTACCTTCAAGGAAGCATTCCACCTGAGATTGGAGAACTTGTGCACCTTACCATCCT GGATTTGTCTAACAATTTACTCAAGGGCACAATTCCACCAACTATTGGCCGGCTGAGCCAACTACGAGTTCT AAATTTATCAACAAATTTCTTGTCTGGTGAGGTTCCAACTGTTGGCGTCCTTGGAACTTTTCAACGCACTTC GTTTGTTGGGAATTTGGAACTATGTGGTTTGCCAATTCAGAAAGTTTGTCATAGCACTGGTGGTACATTGGGCTTTCCTGCAGTATTACCACATTCCGACGCTTTTGCTTCTCCTG GATTAGCATCATATTCGTCCAAAAGATCATCACATTTTTTGAATGGTATCATTATTGGCGCTGTCACTACCATGGCCTTTGCTTTAGTTACAATCCTTGCATTCTTATGGATTTGCTTACTGTCGAGAAAGGAAAGACTTGCTGGAACCTACgtaaaagtaaagaaacaacttgTGCAAGATGGTG GAAGCAAGCTTGTTATTTTTCATGGAAATCTCCCATATTCATCTCAAGAAATTATAAAAAAGCTGGAGTTGCTTGATGAAGATGATATGATTGGTTCTGGAGGATTTGGTACAGTCTACAAGATGGTGATTGATGATAACTGTGTTTTTGCTGTTAAAAAGATTGATAGGAACCGAGAGATATCAAATCAGATTTTTGAGAGGGAGCTTGAGATTTTGGGTAGTATCAAGCACGTCAACCTTGTGAATCTTCGAGGCTATTGTAGACTCCAATCTGCAAGGCTTCTCATTTATGATTATCTGGATTTGGGGAGCCTAGATCATTACCTTCATG aagatagtcaagaagagCACCCATTGAACTGGAATGCACGTATGAAGATTGCTCTTGGGGCTGCAAAAGGATTAGCATACTTGCACCATGATTGCACTCCCAGAATAGTTCACAAGGACTTCAAATCTAGCAACATTTTACTTGATAGGAGCTTGGAGCCTCATCTGTCAGATTTTGGTCTTGCTAAATTGCTTGTAGATGGCGATGCACATGTCACCACTGTAGTAGCAGGCACTTTTGGCTACCTCGCACCAG AATACCTCGAAAGTGGAATTGCAACGGATAAGTCAGATGCATATTCCTTTGGGGTCCTGTTGCTGGAGTTAGTGACTGGAAAAAGGCCTACAGATCCATCCTTTGTGAGGCGAGGATTGGACATTGTTGGCTGG TTAAATACGCTGGCAGAAGATAACAGTTTGGAGGAAATTATAGACAGGAAGTGCGGCAGCGTAGATGTCGAATCAGTAGAAGCAATCATTGACGTCGCTGCAATGTGCACTGATTCGAACCCTGACAACCGCCCTTCCATGAGTAGGGTCTTACAGATGCTCGAGGAGGAGATCATGTCGCCCTGCTTGAACGACGAGCTCTATGAAACTCATTTGTACATCTAA
- the LOC122008158 gene encoding LRR receptor-like serine/threonine-protein kinase FEI 2 isoform X2 has product MVRKQLGVSIAISWWTLASFVAFASALTPDGEALLELKIGFNDSKQLLWSWRRTDSHPCSSWLGVSCHLSDLTVRSIDLPYMQLSGIISASIGRLQRLQRLALHRNSLHGPIPIEIKNCTELRALYLRYNYLQGSIPPEIGELVHLTILDLSNNLLKGTIPPTIGRLSQLRVLNLSTNFLSGEVPTVGVLGTFQRTSFVGNLELCGLPIQKVCHSTGGTLGFPAVLPHSDAFASPGLASYSSKRSSHFLNGIIIGAVTTMAFALVTILAFLWICLLSRKERLAGTYVKVKKQLVQDGGSKLVIFHGNLPYSSQEIIKKLELLDEDDMIGSGGFGTVYKMVIDDNCVFAVKKIDRNREISNQIFERELEILGSIKHVNLVNLRGYCRLQSARLLIYDYLDLGSLDHYLHDSQEEHPLNWNARMKIALGAAKGLAYLHHDCTPRIVHKDFKSSNILLDRSLEPHLSDFGLAKLLVDGDAHVTTVVAGTFGYLAPEYLESGIATDKSDAYSFGVLLLELVTGKRPTDPSFVRRGLDIVGWLNTLAEDNSLEEIIDRKCGSVDVESVEAIIDVAAMCTDSNPDNRPSMSRVLQMLEEEIMSPCLNDELYETHLYI; this is encoded by the exons ATGGTAAGGAAGCAACTCGGTGTCAGCATCGCCATTTCATGGTGGACTCTCGCCTCATTTGTGGCCTTCGCCAGCGCCTTAACTCCTGATG GTGAAGCTCTTCTGGAGCTCAAGATTGGCTTCAACGATTCCAAGCAACTGCTGTGGAGCTGGCGACGTACCGATTCTCATCCATGCTCATCCTGGCTCGGCGTATCCTGCCACCTCTCCGACCTCACTGTCCGATCAAT TGACTTACCTTATATGCAACTCAGCGGCATCATCTCCGCGAGTATTGGCCGGCTCCAAAGGCTTCAGAGATT GGCTTTACACCGGAACAGCTTGCATGGTCCTATTCCAATTGAGATAAAAAACTGCACTGAGCTAAGAGCATT ATATCTGAGATATAATTACCTTCAAGGAAGCATTCCACCTGAGATTGGAGAACTTGTGCACCTTACCATCCT GGATTTGTCTAACAATTTACTCAAGGGCACAATTCCACCAACTATTGGCCGGCTGAGCCAACTACGAGTTCT AAATTTATCAACAAATTTCTTGTCTGGTGAGGTTCCAACTGTTGGCGTCCTTGGAACTTTTCAACGCACTTC GTTTGTTGGGAATTTGGAACTATGTGGTTTGCCAATTCAGAAAGTTTGTCATAGCACTGGTGGTACATTGGGCTTTCCTGCAGTATTACCACATTCCGACGCTTTTGCTTCTCCTG GATTAGCATCATATTCGTCCAAAAGATCATCACATTTTTTGAATGGTATCATTATTGGCGCTGTCACTACCATGGCCTTTGCTTTAGTTACAATCCTTGCATTCTTATGGATTTGCTTACTGTCGAGAAAGGAAAGACTTGCTGGAACCTACgtaaaagtaaagaaacaacttgTGCAAGATGGTG GAAGCAAGCTTGTTATTTTTCATGGAAATCTCCCATATTCATCTCAAGAAATTATAAAAAAGCTGGAGTTGCTTGATGAAGATGATATGATTGGTTCTGGAGGATTTGGTACAGTCTACAAGATGGTGATTGATGATAACTGTGTTTTTGCTGTTAAAAAGATTGATAGGAACCGAGAGATATCAAATCAGATTTTTGAGAGGGAGCTTGAGATTTTGGGTAGTATCAAGCACGTCAACCTTGTGAATCTTCGAGGCTATTGTAGACTCCAATCTGCAAGGCTTCTCATTTATGATTATCTGGATTTGGGGAGCCTAGATCATTACCTTCATG atagtcaagaagagCACCCATTGAACTGGAATGCACGTATGAAGATTGCTCTTGGGGCTGCAAAAGGATTAGCATACTTGCACCATGATTGCACTCCCAGAATAGTTCACAAGGACTTCAAATCTAGCAACATTTTACTTGATAGGAGCTTGGAGCCTCATCTGTCAGATTTTGGTCTTGCTAAATTGCTTGTAGATGGCGATGCACATGTCACCACTGTAGTAGCAGGCACTTTTGGCTACCTCGCACCAG AATACCTCGAAAGTGGAATTGCAACGGATAAGTCAGATGCATATTCCTTTGGGGTCCTGTTGCTGGAGTTAGTGACTGGAAAAAGGCCTACAGATCCATCCTTTGTGAGGCGAGGATTGGACATTGTTGGCTGG TTAAATACGCTGGCAGAAGATAACAGTTTGGAGGAAATTATAGACAGGAAGTGCGGCAGCGTAGATGTCGAATCAGTAGAAGCAATCATTGACGTCGCTGCAATGTGCACTGATTCGAACCCTGACAACCGCCCTTCCATGAGTAGGGTCTTACAGATGCTCGAGGAGGAGATCATGTCGCCCTGCTTGAACGACGAGCTCTATGAAACTCATTTGTACATCTAA
- the LOC122008158 gene encoding LRR receptor-like serine/threonine-protein kinase FEI 2 isoform X3, producing the protein MVRKQLGVSIAISWWTLASFVAFASALTPDALLELKIGFNDSKQLLWSWRRTDSHPCSSWLGVSCHLSDLTVRSIDLPYMQLSGIISASIGRLQRLQRLALHRNSLHGPIPIEIKNCTELRALYLRYNYLQGSIPPEIGELVHLTILDLSNNLLKGTIPPTIGRLSQLRVLNLSTNFLSGEVPTVGVLGTFQRTSFVGNLELCGLPIQKVCHSTGGTLGFPAVLPHSDAFASPGLASYSSKRSSHFLNGIIIGAVTTMAFALVTILAFLWICLLSRKERLAGTYVKVKKQLVQDGGSKLVIFHGNLPYSSQEIIKKLELLDEDDMIGSGGFGTVYKMVIDDNCVFAVKKIDRNREISNQIFERELEILGSIKHVNLVNLRGYCRLQSARLLIYDYLDLGSLDHYLHEDSQEEHPLNWNARMKIALGAAKGLAYLHHDCTPRIVHKDFKSSNILLDRSLEPHLSDFGLAKLLVDGDAHVTTVVAGTFGYLAPEYLESGIATDKSDAYSFGVLLLELVTGKRPTDPSFVRRGLDIVGWLNTLAEDNSLEEIIDRKCGSVDVESVEAIIDVAAMCTDSNPDNRPSMSRVLQMLEEEIMSPCLNDELYETHLYI; encoded by the exons ATGGTAAGGAAGCAACTCGGTGTCAGCATCGCCATTTCATGGTGGACTCTCGCCTCATTTGTGGCCTTCGCCAGCGCCTTAACTCCTGATG CTCTTCTGGAGCTCAAGATTGGCTTCAACGATTCCAAGCAACTGCTGTGGAGCTGGCGACGTACCGATTCTCATCCATGCTCATCCTGGCTCGGCGTATCCTGCCACCTCTCCGACCTCACTGTCCGATCAAT TGACTTACCTTATATGCAACTCAGCGGCATCATCTCCGCGAGTATTGGCCGGCTCCAAAGGCTTCAGAGATT GGCTTTACACCGGAACAGCTTGCATGGTCCTATTCCAATTGAGATAAAAAACTGCACTGAGCTAAGAGCATT ATATCTGAGATATAATTACCTTCAAGGAAGCATTCCACCTGAGATTGGAGAACTTGTGCACCTTACCATCCT GGATTTGTCTAACAATTTACTCAAGGGCACAATTCCACCAACTATTGGCCGGCTGAGCCAACTACGAGTTCT AAATTTATCAACAAATTTCTTGTCTGGTGAGGTTCCAACTGTTGGCGTCCTTGGAACTTTTCAACGCACTTC GTTTGTTGGGAATTTGGAACTATGTGGTTTGCCAATTCAGAAAGTTTGTCATAGCACTGGTGGTACATTGGGCTTTCCTGCAGTATTACCACATTCCGACGCTTTTGCTTCTCCTG GATTAGCATCATATTCGTCCAAAAGATCATCACATTTTTTGAATGGTATCATTATTGGCGCTGTCACTACCATGGCCTTTGCTTTAGTTACAATCCTTGCATTCTTATGGATTTGCTTACTGTCGAGAAAGGAAAGACTTGCTGGAACCTACgtaaaagtaaagaaacaacttgTGCAAGATGGTG GAAGCAAGCTTGTTATTTTTCATGGAAATCTCCCATATTCATCTCAAGAAATTATAAAAAAGCTGGAGTTGCTTGATGAAGATGATATGATTGGTTCTGGAGGATTTGGTACAGTCTACAAGATGGTGATTGATGATAACTGTGTTTTTGCTGTTAAAAAGATTGATAGGAACCGAGAGATATCAAATCAGATTTTTGAGAGGGAGCTTGAGATTTTGGGTAGTATCAAGCACGTCAACCTTGTGAATCTTCGAGGCTATTGTAGACTCCAATCTGCAAGGCTTCTCATTTATGATTATCTGGATTTGGGGAGCCTAGATCATTACCTTCATG aagatagtcaagaagagCACCCATTGAACTGGAATGCACGTATGAAGATTGCTCTTGGGGCTGCAAAAGGATTAGCATACTTGCACCATGATTGCACTCCCAGAATAGTTCACAAGGACTTCAAATCTAGCAACATTTTACTTGATAGGAGCTTGGAGCCTCATCTGTCAGATTTTGGTCTTGCTAAATTGCTTGTAGATGGCGATGCACATGTCACCACTGTAGTAGCAGGCACTTTTGGCTACCTCGCACCAG AATACCTCGAAAGTGGAATTGCAACGGATAAGTCAGATGCATATTCCTTTGGGGTCCTGTTGCTGGAGTTAGTGACTGGAAAAAGGCCTACAGATCCATCCTTTGTGAGGCGAGGATTGGACATTGTTGGCTGG TTAAATACGCTGGCAGAAGATAACAGTTTGGAGGAAATTATAGACAGGAAGTGCGGCAGCGTAGATGTCGAATCAGTAGAAGCAATCATTGACGTCGCTGCAATGTGCACTGATTCGAACCCTGACAACCGCCCTTCCATGAGTAGGGTCTTACAGATGCTCGAGGAGGAGATCATGTCGCCCTGCTTGAACGACGAGCTCTATGAAACTCATTTGTACATCTAA